In Janthinobacterium rivuli, a single genomic region encodes these proteins:
- the queC gene encoding 7-cyano-7-deazaguanine synthase QueC, giving the protein MLATDSALVLFSGGQDSTTCLAWALKHYKRVETIGFDYGQRHAIELTVRPGVLQQMRQQSPEWDSRLGQDHMIDLSLISAISDTAMTQNVEIVMQENGLPNTFVPGRNLLFMTVAATVAYRRGLTVLVGGMCETDFSGYPDCRDDTMKALQVALNLGMNTRLKLETPLMWLDKAQSWDLAEDLGGQPLVDLIRSGTHTCYLGERGELHDWGYGCGTCPACALRANGYQQYAARKAAK; this is encoded by the coding sequence ATGCTAGCAACGGACTCCGCACTGGTGCTGTTTAGCGGTGGACAAGATTCCACTACCTGCCTGGCCTGGGCCTTGAAGCACTATAAGCGCGTCGAAACCATCGGCTTTGATTATGGCCAGCGCCATGCGATCGAGCTGACCGTGCGCCCCGGCGTACTGCAACAGATGCGCCAGCAGTCGCCCGAGTGGGACAGCCGCCTGGGCCAGGATCACATGATCGACCTGTCGCTCATTTCCGCCATTTCCGACACGGCCATGACGCAGAACGTCGAGATCGTCATGCAGGAAAACGGCTTGCCGAACACCTTTGTTCCTGGACGCAACTTGCTGTTCATGACGGTGGCCGCCACCGTGGCGTATCGCCGCGGCTTGACGGTGCTGGTCGGCGGTATGTGCGAGACGGATTTTTCCGGCTATCCGGATTGCCGCGACGATACGATGAAGGCCCTGCAAGTGGCCCTGAACCTGGGCATGAATACGCGCTTGAAGCTGGAAACGCCGCTGATGTGGCTGGACAAGGCGCAAAGCTGGGACCTGGCGGAAGACCTGGGCGGCCAGCCGCTGGTCGACCTGATCCGCAGCGGCACGCACACGTGCTACCTGGGCGAACGGGGCGAGCTGCACGACTGGGGCTATGGCTGCGGCACCTGCCCCGCCTGCGCCCTGCGCGCGAATGGCTACCAGCAATACGCTGCGCGCAAGGCAGCAAAGTAA
- a CDS encoding helix-turn-helix domain-containing protein encodes MIAPQSITEEPRLQHDSWQGTLWLAPDFAILHGAAGATDSHAHYAHQLMLSTGAPFTAELDGIVHTARHLLVDSLRPHAILSAPAPMLTIYAEPQRLGGAALLAAAGGAGVPSLDNLAAALQAQPREDLPDPRLRRALDKVDALLSGKVSAAAVAEAAHLSLSQLERLFSAQLGLPVRRLVLWRRLRLAIRFILLGSTLTQAAHGAGFADAAHFSRTMRSLFGVRADRSLRQLNVKLLD; translated from the coding sequence ATGATCGCCCCGCAATCCATCACCGAGGAGCCGCGTTTGCAGCACGATAGCTGGCAGGGAACACTCTGGCTGGCGCCGGACTTTGCCATCTTGCATGGCGCAGCGGGCGCCACGGATAGCCACGCCCATTATGCGCACCAGCTGATGCTGAGCACCGGGGCGCCCTTCACGGCCGAGCTCGACGGCATCGTCCACACGGCGCGGCACTTGCTGGTCGACAGCCTGCGCCCGCACGCCATCCTCAGCGCACCGGCGCCCATGCTGACCATCTATGCGGAACCGCAACGCCTGGGCGGCGCGGCCCTGCTGGCGGCGGCCGGCGGCGCGGGCGTGCCCAGCCTGGACAATCTGGCCGCAGCGCTGCAGGCGCAGCCACGCGAAGACTTGCCCGATCCCCGCTTGCGGCGGGCGCTGGACAAGGTCGACGCGCTGCTGTCGGGCAAGGTCAGCGCGGCGGCCGTGGCCGAGGCAGCGCATTTGTCGCTGAGCCAGCTGGAACGCCTGTTCAGCGCCCAGCTGGGCCTGCCCGTGCGGCGGCTGGTGCTGTGGCGCCGCCTGCGCCTGGCCATCCGTTTTATATTGCTCGGCAGTACCCTGACGCAGGCGGCCCACGGCGCCGGCTTTGCCGATGCCGCGCATTTTTCGCGCACCATGCGCAGCCTGTTCGGCGTGCGCGCCGACCGCAGCTTGCGCCAGCTCAACGTCAAGCTGCTCGATTGA
- a CDS encoding autotransporter assembly complex protein TamA has translation MGQLTLAAAGGAILLFPIAHAGAQEAVQERPQDALADSPASTEAAPAPLQYEVKVNAPGDLDELLEKNLDLERFRGNPRMDREQLRRLVRATPEEAKNLIATAGYYTPVVTVRVDTTGAKPVVIVDVDPGQPATIDKVELELRGFDPTPPLAASEPYDTEALKRSWALKTGSVFRQSDWEAAKRALLREVVQTRYPRAQLVDTQAVVDPETHKVSLLVVLDSGPELRFGELRIEGLKRYPEAIILNLDKIRPGEYYSESALQSFQARLQDTGYFASVEVSADMSSILGEQIEAGQESQAAEAEGASVTKPANRGPAPLLPLVVRVTENKQQNVSAGLGFSTNTGNRAQLNYDNLNVWGTRFKSAITMETKKQAAHANFYFPTTERGYNDSAGASFERSDISNEITAVTTLSAKRNWGGTNLERSLTFEFLSEDKTVVGLEQTRSKSLPLTYAITKRSLDSLLFPTKGYVINAQVGGALLPVLTDERFVRVAGKAVYYRPLGEKGELIVRGEMGALGSKEKRGVPAVYLFRAGGDQSVRGYAYQELGVKEGDATVGGRYMLTGSAEYQYWFKPKWAIAAFYDAGNAADTVKVAMTPKSGYGLGGRYKSPVGPINVDVAYGHAVHAYRLHFSLGFTF, from the coding sequence ATGGGTCAACTGACACTGGCTGCCGCCGGCGGTGCCATATTGCTGTTTCCCATCGCCCATGCCGGCGCGCAGGAGGCGGTGCAAGAGCGCCCGCAAGACGCCCTTGCCGACAGTCCCGCCAGCACGGAAGCGGCGCCCGCCCCGCTGCAGTACGAGGTCAAGGTCAACGCGCCCGGCGACCTCGATGAGTTGCTTGAAAAAAACCTGGACCTGGAACGCTTCCGCGGCAACCCCCGCATGGACCGCGAGCAATTGCGGCGCCTCGTACGCGCTACGCCCGAAGAAGCCAAAAACCTCATCGCCACGGCCGGCTATTACACGCCCGTCGTCACGGTGCGCGTCGATACGACGGGCGCCAAACCCGTCGTCATCGTCGACGTCGATCCGGGCCAGCCCGCGACCATCGACAAGGTCGAACTGGAATTGCGCGGCTTCGATCCCACGCCGCCGCTGGCCGCCAGCGAACCCTACGATACGGAAGCCCTGAAACGCAGCTGGGCCCTGAAGACGGGCAGCGTGTTTCGCCAGTCCGACTGGGAAGCGGCCAAGCGCGCCCTGCTGCGCGAAGTCGTGCAGACGCGCTACCCGCGCGCCCAGCTGGTCGACACGCAAGCCGTGGTCGACCCGGAAACGCACAAGGTCTCCCTGCTGGTGGTGCTCGACAGCGGCCCCGAACTGCGCTTCGGCGAGCTGCGCATCGAAGGCCTGAAACGCTACCCGGAAGCCATCATCCTCAACCTCGACAAGATACGTCCGGGTGAATACTACAGCGAATCGGCGCTGCAATCGTTCCAGGCGCGCCTGCAGGACACGGGCTACTTTGCCAGCGTGGAAGTGAGCGCCGACATGAGCAGCATCCTGGGCGAACAGATCGAAGCGGGCCAGGAAAGCCAGGCGGCCGAGGCCGAAGGTGCCTCCGTGACGAAACCCGCCAACCGCGGCCCCGCGCCGCTGTTGCCGCTGGTCGTGCGCGTGACGGAAAACAAGCAGCAGAACGTCAGCGCCGGTCTCGGTTTCAGTACGAATACGGGCAATCGCGCCCAGCTCAACTATGACAACCTGAACGTGTGGGGCACGCGCTTCAAGAGCGCGATCACCATGGAAACGAAGAAACAGGCGGCGCACGCCAATTTCTACTTTCCGACAACCGAGCGCGGCTACAACGACAGCGCGGGCGCCTCGTTCGAACGCAGCGACATTTCCAACGAAATCACGGCCGTCACCACCCTCTCGGCCAAGCGCAACTGGGGCGGCACCAACCTCGAGCGCAGCCTGACGTTCGAGTTCCTCAGCGAAGACAAGACCGTCGTCGGCCTGGAACAGACGCGCAGCAAGAGCTTGCCGTTGACCTATGCCATCACCAAGCGCAGCCTCGATAGCCTGCTGTTTCCCACCAAGGGCTATGTCATCAATGCCCAGGTGGGCGGCGCCCTGCTGCCCGTGCTGACGGACGAGCGCTTCGTGCGCGTGGCCGGCAAGGCCGTGTATTACCGTCCGCTCGGTGAAAAAGGCGAGCTGATCGTACGCGGCGAAATGGGCGCGCTCGGTTCGAAGGAAAAACGCGGCGTGCCGGCCGTCTACCTGTTCCGCGCAGGCGGCGACCAGTCGGTGCGCGGCTATGCCTACCAGGAACTGGGCGTCAAGGAAGGCGACGCCACGGTTGGCGGACGCTACATGCTCACCGGCAGCGCCGAATACCAGTACTGGTTCAAGCCGAAGTGGGCCATTGCCGCCTTCTATGACGCCGGCAACGCGGCCGATACCGTGAAGGTGGCCATGACGCCGAAATCGGGCTATGGCCTGGGCGGGCGCTACAAGAGCCCCGTCGGCCCCATCAATGTCGACGTGGCGTACGGCCACGCCGTCCACGCTTACCGTTTGCACTTCTCTCTGGGATTCACTTTCTGA
- a CDS encoding sterol desaturase family protein: MKSLFAALYGPAFWAGFIGAASYLIAVCHYSFWVLLPLLLLALLTSFLAERYAPYDGAWNDGHGDGWRDSLHALVNEALYLLGLAAFPLLAGHLALGAFWPVQLPLWTQLLLAILIADCGITLVHYLSHRYYFLWKLHAVHHSVQRMYGFNGWMKHPLHLLLEAAGGMLPLLLLGIPEAVMAVLAFAVAIQLLLQHANVDMRMGPLRHVFAWAPLHRFHHMKYGTAGDVNFGLFFTCWDRLLGTAFDAPGYRMRGEDLGIGSRPDYPPAYGAQLIEPFRAEEGVRAPELPAGLKQALKRVINRAA, encoded by the coding sequence ATGAAATCCCTCTTTGCCGCGCTGTACGGCCCCGCGTTCTGGGCCGGCTTCATCGGCGCCGCCAGTTATCTGATCGCGGTGTGCCACTATTCCTTCTGGGTCTTGCTGCCCTTGCTGCTGCTGGCCCTGCTCACGTCCTTTCTTGCCGAACGCTATGCGCCGTATGACGGCGCGTGGAACGACGGTCACGGCGACGGCTGGCGCGACAGCCTGCATGCGCTCGTCAATGAAGCGCTGTACCTGCTGGGTCTGGCTGCCTTTCCCCTGCTGGCCGGGCACCTGGCGCTGGGCGCATTCTGGCCTGTCCAGCTGCCGCTCTGGACGCAGCTGCTGCTGGCCATCCTGATTGCCGACTGCGGCATCACGCTCGTGCATTACCTGAGCCACCGCTATTACTTTCTGTGGAAACTGCATGCCGTGCACCACAGTGTGCAGCGCATGTACGGTTTCAATGGCTGGATGAAACACCCCTTGCACCTGTTGCTGGAAGCGGCGGGCGGCATGCTACCCTTGTTGCTGCTGGGCATACCGGAAGCTGTCATGGCCGTGCTGGCGTTTGCCGTGGCGATCCAGTTGCTGCTGCAGCACGCGAATGTCGACATGCGCATGGGCCCGCTGCGCCACGTATTCGCCTGGGCGCCGCTGCACCGTTTCCACCACATGAAGTATGGCACGGCCGGCGACGTGAATTTCGGCCTGTTTTTTACCTGCTGGGACCGCTTGCTGGGCACGGCCTTCGACGCGCCCGGCTACCGCATGCGGGGCGAAGATCTGGGCATCGGCAGCCGTCCCGACTACCCGCCCGCGTATGGGGCGCAACTGATCGAACCGTTCCGCGCGGAAGAGGGCGTGCGCGCGCCCGAGTTGCCGGCCGGCTTGAAGCAGGCGCTCAAGCGCGTCATCAATCGAGCAGCTTGA
- a CDS encoding translocation/assembly module TamB domain-containing protein produces the protein MTTESPGAVPPPPAKKPRRWVRYTLIAIASLAVLLGGAFWFLGRESTLQMLVQKVASASGGDIEVSGVSGSLYNRMHLGHVSYRSKTQHITADNIDINWSPFQFFSEGIAISELHVASLSVESTAPSEEPSTMPASLAAPFKIGIADARLDKVTLVSAGGNTVFEKIHFTLSGDKTQWQLEDASALTPFGQATASATIAATQPFKLSGKAGLTQLKAAAGEKPAALALQLGGDLNVLNVTAKGSAGAATADAQLALAPFDPVIILRSANIRGRNINPGKFDATLPQADLSLELDAAIDTRPTKQTVSGKLAILNHATPGPIDQQKLPLRQFEARLGGTLTATTLESAIIDFGNAGKFTGSGKLNRDAVDAPIGNAQLTLHTDKIDLQHMYSSINSTKIVGDIVLDSDGKTQTLRAKLGEAKLRLDVEATLADSLVQLRKATLQAGKSSVNATGQISLKDEQPFKAVASTSRLNPADFGAFPVADLNLDVRASGHVAPQWLANADFTVRPSKLLDQPLSGKGKLTADAAHFSGIDVQLALGKNNVTAKGNFGGAGEKLNWNVDARQLSALQGDLLGSVLASGVVQGTLQQPRTSFVADAKGLGLTSGKRPAADSAIHASGDVGLTGPKQTAELKMTGSLQKINPAAFGASLPNGNVNADFNGNGRLSGDWQVALNLALRESTLQNAPLAGYAKLSANAKRIDSVDTELRLGPNSLLAKGALGGATDKLTWKLDAPQLSTLGPRFAGVLQAAGSVSGKMDAPAAQLTLDGRDLTFFGDQQLKSIKGSASVGAGQGALDPMVSSLDITGYSTPTFKLASARLGTTGTRGSHTVNLAARNDDFDANVQIRGSQSGASWTGTIDSLQNKGRYALVLQAPVPVKVAGPAGSGVAGLGQPEQISVGNTVIKLPAGSITMQSLVKNGPRWTSSGQAAGVALTYLAQVIPALQANARSDLTLGAQWSLDMQVPTAKQKDPSLAGMLHIYREKGDVTVGVEQPLALGLRTLDARVDVANQQLRLAVKLDGARAGQSDINATVQMLGGRISNDSALSLTGTTSIDTLAWLAPLTGQPGLELGGALKVALSGSGTIGAPQLNGDINGSKLLVNWADQGLKLRNGVLQAKLAGDQLQLQRLSFDGGDGKVQADGWVRFANGEASLELKLMADRLQALSRPDRTLILSGNSTLVRNDKRFSFEGKFKANRALIELAPQDTPTQSSDVVVLGKEVKGGKEAPTLPLNIDLEFDLGNAFHLRGMGIDADLAGNVRARVINRAAPRVTGSIKVTSGQYAAYGQKLSIERGLIAFTGAYDNPSLNILAVRKRPEGEALSETNVEAGVEVRGTAQAPTAKLVSTPSVSDSDKLAWLILGHGAETAAGDEMALLTTAAGALFGGSGGGLQGKLASSLGLDEVGLSQAQGLESTVVTVGKRLSSRAYLTFEQGTSTATSLVKLRYKLNRRITLQFQTGTNNALDVLYTWAFD, from the coding sequence ATGACTACCGAATCGCCCGGCGCCGTCCCTCCGCCGCCGGCGAAAAAACCGCGCCGCTGGGTGCGCTACACACTGATCGCCATCGCCAGCCTGGCCGTGCTGCTGGGCGGCGCCTTCTGGTTCCTGGGCCGCGAATCGACCTTGCAGATGCTGGTGCAAAAAGTGGCCAGCGCCAGCGGCGGCGACATCGAAGTATCGGGCGTGTCCGGCTCGCTGTACAACCGCATGCACCTGGGCCACGTCAGCTACCGCAGCAAGACGCAGCACATCACGGCCGACAATATCGACATCAACTGGTCGCCGTTCCAGTTCTTCTCGGAAGGCATCGCCATCAGCGAACTGCACGTGGCCAGCCTGTCCGTGGAAAGCACGGCGCCGTCCGAGGAACCGTCGACCATGCCCGCCAGCCTGGCCGCGCCGTTCAAGATCGGCATTGCCGACGCGCGCCTGGACAAGGTGACCCTGGTCAGCGCGGGCGGCAACACGGTGTTTGAAAAGATCCACTTCACCTTGTCCGGCGACAAGACGCAATGGCAGCTGGAAGACGCGTCGGCCCTGACGCCATTCGGCCAGGCCACGGCCAGCGCGACGATTGCCGCCACGCAGCCATTCAAACTGTCAGGCAAGGCCGGCTTGACGCAGCTCAAGGCCGCCGCCGGCGAAAAACCGGCCGCCCTGGCGCTGCAGCTGGGCGGCGACCTGAACGTGCTGAACGTGACGGCCAAGGGCAGCGCGGGCGCGGCCACGGCCGACGCCCAGCTGGCGCTGGCGCCGTTCGATCCCGTCATCATCCTGCGCTCAGCCAATATCCGTGGCCGCAACATCAATCCGGGCAAGTTTGACGCCACCTTGCCGCAGGCGGACCTGAGCCTGGAACTCGACGCCGCCATCGACACGCGGCCAACCAAGCAAACCGTGTCAGGCAAGCTGGCCATCCTCAACCACGCCACACCGGGCCCCATCGACCAGCAAAAGCTGCCGCTGCGCCAGTTCGAAGCGCGCCTGGGCGGCACCCTGACGGCCACCACGCTCGAGTCGGCCATCATTGATTTCGGCAACGCGGGCAAATTCACGGGCAGCGGCAAGCTCAACCGCGACGCTGTCGATGCGCCCATCGGCAATGCGCAATTGACCCTGCACACGGACAAGATCGACTTGCAGCACATGTACAGCAGCATCAACAGCACCAAGATCGTCGGCGACATCGTGCTCGACAGCGACGGCAAGACGCAAACCCTGCGCGCCAAACTCGGTGAAGCCAAGCTGCGCCTGGATGTGGAAGCCACCCTGGCCGATTCCTTGGTGCAATTGCGCAAGGCGACCTTGCAAGCAGGCAAAAGCAGCGTCAATGCGACGGGCCAGATCAGTCTGAAGGATGAACAACCGTTCAAGGCCGTGGCCAGTACCAGCCGCCTGAACCCTGCCGACTTCGGCGCCTTCCCCGTGGCCGACCTGAACCTCGACGTGCGCGCCAGCGGCCACGTGGCTCCCCAGTGGCTGGCGAATGCGGACTTCACCGTGCGCCCCAGCAAGCTGCTTGACCAGCCGTTGTCCGGCAAGGGCAAGCTGACGGCCGATGCGGCCCATTTCAGCGGCATCGACGTGCAACTGGCGCTGGGCAAGAACAACGTGACGGCCAAGGGCAACTTTGGCGGCGCCGGCGAAAAACTCAACTGGAACGTCGATGCGCGGCAACTTTCCGCCTTGCAGGGCGACTTGCTGGGTAGCGTGCTGGCCAGTGGCGTGGTGCAGGGCACCCTGCAGCAGCCGCGCACGAGCTTTGTTGCCGATGCGAAAGGATTGGGCCTGACCAGCGGCAAGCGTCCCGCAGCGGACAGCGCCATCCACGCCAGCGGCGACGTGGGTTTGACGGGGCCGAAGCAGACAGCGGAACTGAAAATGACGGGTTCCCTGCAAAAGATCAACCCGGCCGCGTTTGGCGCATCACTGCCCAACGGCAACGTCAATGCGGATTTCAACGGCAACGGCCGCCTGAGCGGCGACTGGCAAGTGGCCCTCAACCTGGCCTTGCGCGAATCGACCCTGCAAAATGCGCCGCTGGCCGGCTACGCCAAACTGTCGGCCAACGCGAAACGCATCGACAGCGTCGATACGGAATTGCGCCTGGGGCCGAACAGCCTGCTGGCCAAGGGCGCGCTCGGTGGCGCCACCGACAAGCTCACATGGAAACTCGATGCGCCGCAACTGTCGACCCTGGGCCCGCGCTTTGCCGGCGTGCTGCAGGCAGCCGGCTCCGTCTCGGGCAAGATGGATGCACCGGCAGCGCAACTGACGCTCGATGGCCGTGACCTGACCTTCTTTGGCGACCAGCAACTGAAATCCATCAAAGGCAGCGCCAGCGTGGGCGCCGGCCAAGGCGCGCTCGACCCCATGGTCAGCAGCCTGGACATCACGGGCTACAGCACGCCCACCTTCAAGCTGGCCAGCGCCCGCCTGGGCACGACGGGCACGCGCGGCAGCCATACGGTGAACCTGGCGGCGCGCAACGACGATTTCGACGCCAACGTGCAAATCCGCGGCAGCCAGAGCGGCGCCAGCTGGACGGGCACCATCGACAGCCTGCAAAACAAGGGCCGCTATGCGCTCGTGCTGCAAGCGCCCGTGCCCGTCAAAGTGGCCGGTCCCGCCGGCAGCGGCGTGGCGGGCCTGGGCCAGCCGGAACAGATCAGCGTGGGCAACACGGTCATCAAATTACCGGCAGGCAGCATCACCATGCAAAGCCTGGTCAAGAACGGCCCCCGCTGGACCAGTTCCGGCCAGGCGGCCGGCGTGGCGCTGACCTATCTGGCGCAAGTGATTCCGGCGCTGCAAGCCAATGCGCGTAGCGACCTGACCCTGGGCGCGCAATGGTCGCTCGACATGCAGGTGCCGACGGCCAAGCAGAAAGACCCATCACTGGCCGGCATGCTGCACATCTACCGCGAAAAAGGCGACGTGACGGTGGGCGTGGAACAGCCGCTGGCGCTGGGCTTGCGCACCCTCGATGCGAGAGTGGACGTGGCCAACCAGCAATTGCGCCTGGCCGTGAAACTGGACGGCGCGCGCGCAGGCCAGAGCGACATCAATGCCACCGTGCAAATGCTGGGCGGGCGCATCAGCAACGACAGCGCCCTCTCGCTGACGGGCACCACCAGCATCGATACACTGGCCTGGCTGGCGCCGCTGACGGGCCAGCCAGGGCTGGAACTGGGCGGCGCCTTGAAGGTGGCCCTGTCCGGCAGCGGCACCATCGGCGCACCGCAATTGAATGGCGACATCAACGGCAGCAAGCTGCTGGTAAACTGGGCCGACCAGGGCTTGAAATTGCGCAATGGCGTGCTGCAAGCCAAGCTGGCCGGTGATCAATTGCAACTGCAGCGCCTGAGCTTTGACGGCGGCGATGGCAAGGTGCAGGCAGATGGCTGGGTACGCTTTGCGAATGGCGAGGCGAGCCTGGAACTGAAATTGATGGCCGACCGCCTGCAGGCGCTATCGCGCCCCGATCGCACCTTGATCCTGTCGGGCAACAGCACCCTGGTGCGCAACGACAAGCGTTTCAGCTTCGAGGGCAAGTTCAAGGCCAACCGCGCGCTGATCGAACTGGCACCGCAGGATACCCCGACGCAAAGCAGCGACGTGGTGGTGCTGGGCAAGGAAGTCAAGGGCGGCAAGGAAGCGCCCACACTCCCCCTGAATATCGACCTTGAATTCGACCTGGGCAACGCCTTCCACCTGCGCGGCATGGGCATTGATGCGGACCTGGCCGGCAATGTGCGCGCCAGAGTCATCAACCGCGCCGCGCCGCGCGTGACGGGCAGCATCAAGGTCACCAGCGGCCAGTACGCGGCCTACGGGCAAAAGCTGTCGATCGAACGGGGCTTGATCGCCTTCACGGGCGCCTACGATAACCCGTCGCTGAATATCCTGGCCGTGCGCAAGCGTCCCGAAGGCGAAGCCTTGTCGGAAACGAACGTGGAAGCGGGCGTGGAAGTGCGCGGCACGGCGCAGGCGCCGACAGCCAAGCTGGTGTCCACGCCGAGCGTGTCGGACAGCGACAAGCTGGCCTGGCTGATCCTCGGCCACGGCGCGGAAACGGCGGCCGGCGATGAAATGGCCTTGCTGACGACGGCCGCAGGCGCCCTCTTCGGCGGCTCCGGCGGCGGCTTGCAGGGCAAGCTGGCCAGTTCGCTGGGACTCGATGAGGTGGGCCTGTCGCAGGCGCAAGGGCTGGAAAGCACGGTCGTCACCGTCGGCAAGCGCCTGTCCTCGCGCGCCTACCTGACGTTCGAACAAGGCACCAGCACGGCGACGAGCCTGGTGAAACTCCGTTATAAACTGAACCGCCGCATCACCTTGCAATTCCAGACGGGCACGAACAATGCGCTCGACGTGTTGTACACGTGGGCGTTTGATTAG